One Serpentinicella alkaliphila DNA segment encodes these proteins:
- a CDS encoding IS1634 family transposase — protein MPGYTVNELPTVEVPTSTKPSLYRVYETECVYQGIPLKMAVCYSEKLKFQKAKTLEKRILNESKTLEKLAKTMNQRSFACLEDAQLEINKLNRQELNKLQYHKVSIEIESQEIRRRGRPSQDTSKDTVGLKYTFTFAVTKDEKSIQESLDKECLFIVVSTKQSMSAVDILLEYKTQSAVERKFQFLKSPQFVNSFFVDSPRRVEALGYLLLILMLLLSVAEYVVRRGLENDKSTIVGPGKIKMDRPSLMAIYRIFFSVATSTVKINGILHRGYHKPLEDNVKTVMKYLEIPEDFFTRGAF, from the coding sequence ATGCCTGGCTACACCGTTAATGAACTTCCTACTGTTGAAGTTCCAACATCAACAAAGCCATCACTTTACCGTGTCTATGAAACTGAATGTGTATATCAAGGAATTCCACTTAAGATGGCAGTATGCTATTCAGAAAAACTTAAGTTTCAGAAAGCAAAGACCCTTGAAAAACGTATTCTCAATGAATCCAAAACCTTAGAAAAACTAGCTAAAACTATGAATCAAAGAAGCTTTGCCTGTTTAGAAGATGCACAGCTTGAAATTAATAAATTAAATCGCCAAGAGTTAAATAAACTCCAGTATCACAAAGTGTCTATAGAAATAGAAAGCCAAGAAATAAGGCGTAGGGGTAGACCTAGTCAAGATACTTCCAAGGATACAGTTGGCTTAAAATATACTTTTACTTTTGCAGTGACCAAGGATGAAAAAAGCATTCAAGAAAGTTTAGATAAAGAGTGCTTATTTATTGTGGTGTCCACAAAGCAATCTATGAGTGCTGTAGATATTCTTCTAGAATATAAAACCCAAAGTGCGGTTGAGAGGAAATTTCAATTTTTGAAATCACCTCAATTTGTCAACTCATTTTTTGTTGATTCACCTAGACGTGTAGAGGCATTGGGTTATCTGTTACTTATTCTAATGCTTTTATTAAGTGTAGCTGAATATGTTGTAAGAAGAGGCTTAGAAAATGATAAATCAACAATTGTTGGTCCTGGTAAAATAAAGATGGATCGCCCTTCACTTATGGCAATTTATAGAATATTTTTTTCAGTTGCAACGTCTACTGTAAAAATTAACGGTATCCTTCATCGAGGATATCATAAACCTTTAGAAGACAATGTCAAAACCGTTATGAAATACCTAGAAATACCTGAGGATTTCTTTACTAGGGGCGCTTTTTAA
- a CDS encoding ABC transporter substrate-binding protein — MKGIVKSKVIILIVLSVLASFLVGCAKQKDTSSELKKITLGQSGSVCQAALLMAYEKGFLEEAGFDVTLFKGDYPTLRDGLATGKVDVTDGLLMSWLKPVESGLDLVFTTGIHTGCLAAVSLKNSRYNSFNDLKGKVIGVSGGIGGVPMNFAYRSILKEGLNPEDFEWRDYPAQQLITALENGEIQAAVTTEQVSLNWVDEGKVDFIRSSTHDHDFSGEYCCLLTFRGGFLRNDPESAEAITKAVMKAAEWVQDNKEETVDILLDKGHISGTKEYALELLEGFNYNPSVEGGKRAIDIAIKEFKETGILNNNTNEKELADRIFKDFSK; from the coding sequence ATGAAAGGTATAGTCAAAAGTAAAGTAATCATTTTAATTGTTTTATCTGTTTTAGCAAGTTTTTTAGTAGGCTGCGCTAAACAAAAAGATACTAGCTCTGAACTTAAAAAAATAACTTTAGGACAGAGTGGTTCCGTATGTCAAGCAGCTTTATTAATGGCTTATGAAAAAGGATTTTTAGAGGAAGCAGGTTTTGATGTAACTCTTTTTAAAGGAGATTATCCAACTTTGAGGGATGGATTAGCAACTGGCAAGGTTGATGTAACTGATGGATTACTAATGTCTTGGTTAAAACCTGTAGAATCAGGTTTAGATTTAGTATTTACGACAGGTATACACACTGGCTGTTTAGCTGCGGTATCACTGAAAAATTCAAGATATAATTCTTTTAATGATTTAAAGGGTAAGGTTATTGGTGTATCAGGTGGTATTGGTGGAGTGCCAATGAATTTTGCTTATAGATCAATATTAAAAGAAGGGCTAAACCCAGAGGATTTTGAGTGGAGAGACTATCCTGCTCAGCAATTAATCACTGCATTAGAAAATGGGGAAATTCAGGCTGCCGTAACTACAGAGCAAGTTTCTCTTAATTGGGTTGATGAAGGTAAAGTAGACTTTATTCGTTCTAGTACACATGACCATGATTTTTCTGGGGAGTATTGCTGTTTATTAACATTTAGAGGTGGGTTTTTACGTAACGATCCAGAATCAGCAGAAGCTATAACTAAAGCAGTTATGAAAGCCGCTGAGTGGGTACAGGATAATAAAGAAGAAACCGTAGATATTCTATTAGACAAAGGACATATATCCGGTACAAAGGAATATGCACTTGAATTATTAGAAGGATTTAATTATAACCCAAGTGTTGAAGGTGGAAAGAGAGCAATAGATATTGCAATTAAAGAATTTAAGGAAACTGGAATTCTTAATAATAATACAAATGAAAAAGAACTAGCAGATAGAATTTTTAAAGATTTTTCTAAATAG
- a CDS encoding transposase, with the protein MCTKTSYGYKLIEQEIMPDRIHLFISAPPTVALQIYS; encoded by the coding sequence ATTTGCACAAAAACAAGTTATGGCTACAAGCTAATTGAACAAGAAATAATGCCTGACCGTATTCACCTTTTTATATCTGCCCCACCTACTGTTGCTCTGCAAATATATAGTTAG
- a CDS encoding DUF4277 domain-containing protein, protein MNKLIHSAYKDYIENNLERKMYNDFPYVFIIQGEFMKIDFGQIKSFYDGKAGLIAGLCQQVNLDTIFNKHLEQHQGRPTDISYGIMAQLMLINMADDHHPLSRMDEYFQNIDLETIFGMPIDINKLNDDRFGGFLDAMVDAGCLALYSELSVSAFKRYGIKLSNINFDTTSKVMWGQYETSDGTAGVVDITFGYSKQKRFDKKQIKFALGTTQGICIDGFLLSGNADDKHSNIDYLDRAVQLREQFELEQEEFFYIADSAAFTKAFLQKSRSLGIELITRMPDNIKEGKKALEYAWLHR, encoded by the coding sequence GTGAACAAACTAATCCACAGCGCCTATAAAGATTATATAGAAAATAATCTAGAAAGGAAAATGTATAATGACTTCCCCTATGTTTTCATTATACAAGGTGAATTTATGAAGATTGATTTTGGCCAAATCAAATCATTTTATGACGGCAAAGCTGGACTCATCGCTGGTCTTTGTCAACAAGTTAATTTGGATACAATTTTTAATAAACATTTAGAACAACATCAAGGTCGCCCAACTGATATTTCCTATGGAATTATGGCTCAACTAATGCTAATCAACATGGCAGATGATCATCACCCTCTATCACGAATGGACGAATATTTTCAAAATATTGATCTTGAAACCATTTTTGGCATGCCTATTGATATAAATAAGCTTAATGATGATAGGTTTGGTGGCTTCCTAGATGCTATGGTTGATGCAGGATGCTTAGCTTTGTACTCAGAGTTATCAGTAAGTGCCTTCAAGCGTTATGGCATTAAGCTTTCTAATATTAACTTTGATACTACTTCAAAGGTAATGTGGGGACAGTATGAAACAAGTGATGGTACTGCAGGAGTCGTTGATATTACCTTTGGTTACTCAAAACAAAAGCGCTTTGATAAGAAACAAATTAAGTTTGCTTTGGGCACAACTCAAGGCATTTGCATTGACGGATTTTTGTTATCCGGTAATGCCGATGATAAGCATTCTAATATTGATTATCTAGACCGCGCAGTGCAGCTACGGGAGCAGTTTGAATTAGAACAAGAAGAATTTTTCTACATTGCTGATAGTGCCGCTTTTACAAAAGCATTCCTACAAAAATCACGTTCCCTAGGTATTGAGCTGATTACACGTATGCCAGATAATATAAAAGAAGGTAAAAAAGCACTAGAATATGCCTGGCTACACCGTTAA
- a CDS encoding transposase, with amino-acid sequence MTKLLAFAGMDPSTYQSGTYNASKTPMVKRGSTYLRWAIMQASRLVAMRDKVFSDYMVKKRSEGKHFNVARCHVGKKLIRVIYYLLKNNTAFVPQV; translated from the coding sequence TTGACTAAACTTCTTGCATTTGCAGGTATGGATCCTTCTACTTACCAATCTGGGACTTACAATGCATCTAAAACTCCAATGGTTAAGAGAGGCTCTACATACCTTAGGTGGGCTATTATGCAAGCATCTAGACTTGTTGCTATGCGCGATAAAGTCTTTAGTGATTATATGGTCAAAAAGCGTTCTGAAGGCAAACACTTCAATGTTGCCAGATGCCATGTCGGTAAAAAGTTAATTAGGGTAATTTACTACCTCCTAAAAAACAATACTGCATTTGTTCCACAAGTCTAA
- a CDS encoding YezD family protein, protein MDNYLDKINEKSISKESLIKLLDLIESVKFGSVTLIIQDGKVIQLEKNEKVRLK, encoded by the coding sequence GTGGACAATTATTTAGATAAAATAAACGAGAAAAGCATATCGAAGGAAAGCTTAATCAAATTGTTAGATCTTATTGAATCAGTTAAGTTTGGTTCTGTTACACTTATTATTCAAGACGGCAAAGTAATTCAACTGGAAAAGAATGAAAAGGTTAGATTAAAGTAG
- a CDS encoding replication-associated recombination protein A, with protein MNLFDMVQEKNMEALAPLADRMRPRKLSDIVGQDHILSNNKFLMRCIQSKKLPSIILYGPPGTGKTTLAHVLANEIGGTFFTLNAVNSGVKEIRELVNKANEITTIYGKKCIVFIDEIHRFSKNQQDALLPYVENGLLTLIGATTENPFFEINKALISRTTLLKLELLNEKAIKAILLKALQNKEYGFGNLLVEISEEALDHIATIANGDARRALNALEIACLSSYPNVEGKVIIDLGVAQESIQKKAVHYDKDGDNHYDTISAFIKSIRGSDPDAALHYLAKMIYAGEDPEFIARRLIISASEDVGNADPLAINIAIAAHSAVQIIGMPEARITLAQATSYLASAPKSNASYMGINMALQDVHNINSTIPNHLKDSHYSGASKLGHGLDYLYPHSYPNNYVKQQYMPKELEGKTYYSPTENGYEKIISKHLNLLKNNHS; from the coding sequence TTGAACTTATTTGATATGGTACAAGAGAAAAACATGGAGGCACTTGCCCCCTTAGCGGATAGAATGAGACCTAGAAAACTTTCTGATATAGTTGGACAGGATCACATTTTAAGCAATAATAAGTTTTTAATGAGATGTATTCAGTCAAAGAAATTACCCTCAATTATTTTATATGGACCACCTGGTACTGGAAAAACGACATTGGCTCACGTACTGGCAAATGAAATAGGTGGAACATTTTTTACTTTAAATGCAGTTAATAGTGGGGTAAAGGAAATAAGAGAATTAGTTAATAAGGCTAACGAAATAACAACTATATATGGAAAAAAATGTATTGTGTTTATAGATGAGATTCATCGCTTCTCGAAAAATCAACAGGATGCACTTTTACCTTATGTTGAGAATGGTTTATTGACATTAATAGGTGCTACAACAGAGAATCCTTTTTTTGAAATTAATAAGGCTTTAATCTCAAGAACTACCTTGCTAAAGCTTGAATTACTTAATGAGAAAGCTATTAAAGCAATATTATTAAAGGCTTTGCAAAACAAAGAGTATGGATTTGGTAATCTATTAGTTGAAATTAGTGAGGAGGCTTTAGATCATATTGCAACTATAGCTAATGGGGACGCTAGAAGGGCATTGAATGCTTTAGAGATCGCCTGCCTAAGTTCGTATCCTAATGTAGAGGGTAAAGTAATAATAGATTTAGGCGTTGCACAGGAATCTATACAAAAGAAGGCTGTTCATTATGATAAGGATGGAGATAATCATTATGATACAATTTCAGCTTTTATAAAAAGTATTAGAGGTAGTGACCCAGATGCGGCATTGCATTATTTAGCTAAGATGATATATGCAGGGGAGGATCCAGAGTTTATAGCCAGGAGACTAATAATTAGTGCCTCGGAGGACGTTGGTAATGCGGATCCCCTTGCAATTAACATAGCAATAGCAGCCCATAGTGCAGTACAGATTATAGGTATGCCTGAAGCGAGAATAACTCTAGCCCAAGCAACTTCCTATTTAGCCAGTGCTCCTAAAAGCAATGCTTCTTATATGGGTATTAATATGGCTCTACAGGATGTTCACAATATTAATAGTACAATTCCAAATCATTTAAAGGATTCCCACTATAGTGGTGCAAGTAAGCTAGGACACGGGCTAGATTATTTATATCCCCATAGTTATCCGAATAATTACGTTAAACAGCAGTATATGCCTAAAGAGCTTGAGGGTAAAACATATTATAGTCCAACGGAAAATGGATATGAGAAAATAATATCAAAACACTTAAATCTATTAAAAAATAACCATTCTTAA
- a CDS encoding DUF3343 domain-containing protein, whose protein sequence is MYKVSPAQTYFIAVYESRNHAMQMYHYFKSTHPNKYLLISTPCRIKSGCSYSIKFNEQDDLKLLLDESANLKKNISGIYLVEKINGRNSYKKVAIT, encoded by the coding sequence ATGTACAAAGTAAGCCCTGCACAAACATATTTTATAGCTGTTTATGAATCAAGAAATCATGCAATGCAAATGTATCACTATTTTAAGAGTACTCATCCAAATAAATATCTACTTATCTCTACGCCATGTAGAATTAAATCAGGTTGTAGTTACTCAATAAAATTTAATGAGCAAGATGATTTAAAGCTATTACTTGATGAGTCAGCGAACCTAAAGAAAAATATATCCGGAATTTATCTAGTTGAGAAAATCAATGGAAGAAATTCATATAAAAAGGTGGCTATTACTTGA
- a CDS encoding ABC transporter permease: protein MIAYRKSEVLRKSIENNAPLFFVFIIFLILWDILTLKSGKLPLPFFPWPDKVLNALVNDRRVLFISVLHSLRLLGLGYIAGASVGFITGTLMGWYKGISYWLMPIMRALGPIPAVTLIPIIMILFPTSFAGSVFLIALAVWFPVTLLTYSGIQNVNNAYFEVAKTLGAKEKYMILNVAIPGALPHIFLGLFQGITVACVTLIVAEMMGVKAGLGWYITWATGWAEYDKVYASLLIILITFSGVITLLFKVRNKFLSWQKGVIKW, encoded by the coding sequence TTGATCGCATATAGAAAAAGTGAAGTTTTAAGAAAAAGCATTGAAAATAATGCACCCTTATTTTTCGTGTTTATTATATTTTTAATACTTTGGGACATTTTAACTTTAAAATCGGGGAAGCTGCCTCTACCTTTTTTTCCATGGCCAGATAAGGTTCTTAATGCATTAGTAAATGACAGAAGGGTACTTTTCATAAGTGTACTACATTCATTAAGACTTTTAGGGCTAGGATATATTGCAGGGGCTTCTGTAGGATTTATTACAGGAACACTGATGGGCTGGTATAAAGGAATAAGCTATTGGTTAATGCCAATTATGAGGGCCTTAGGGCCAATACCGGCTGTAACATTAATCCCAATAATTATGATACTTTTTCCTACAAGCTTTGCTGGTAGCGTATTTTTAATTGCCTTAGCAGTGTGGTTCCCTGTAACTTTATTAACTTATTCAGGTATACAGAATGTGAATAACGCATACTTTGAGGTTGCAAAAACTTTGGGGGCTAAGGAAAAGTATATGATATTAAACGTTGCTATACCTGGAGCCCTTCCACACATATTTCTTGGTCTTTTTCAAGGAATAACAGTAGCATGTGTGACATTAATAGTTGCAGAAATGATGGGAGTAAAGGCGGGATTGGGATGGTATATTACTTGGGCTACTGGTTGGGCAGAGTATGACAAAGTATATGCAAGTCTATTAATAATACTAATAACTTTTTCTGGTGTTATTACATTGTTATTTAAAGTTAGAAACAAGTTCTTGTCCTGGCAGAAGGGGGTTATTAAATGGTAA
- a CDS encoding ABC transporter ATP-binding protein, producing MVSSQSNKKKLESTNVELGEIIVENVSRVYKSEGNEDITALENINLKIQSGKFISFIGASGCGKSTLLRLIAGLDKPDSGSLYIDGEEIQGPDYLRGLVFQNPNLFPWLTVKGNVSAGLKARNIGAKNSSEIDHYIKLIGLEGFEKSYPHQLSGGMAQRVALARVLVNSPKVILMDEPFGALDAFTKMNMQDEILKIWQEKKTTMIMVTHDIDEAIYLSDQIVVMTPRPGKIQKIFNVEISRPRRRSDPDFFKLRSKILETLGLEKQEALEFYL from the coding sequence ATGGTAAGTAGTCAGTCAAATAAAAAAAAACTAGAAAGTACAAATGTAGAACTAGGTGAAATAATAGTTGAGAACGTAAGTAGAGTTTATAAATCAGAGGGCAATGAGGATATTACTGCCCTTGAAAATATAAACTTAAAAATACAGTCTGGAAAATTTATTTCGTTTATTGGTGCCAGTGGCTGTGGAAAGTCAACATTACTACGGTTAATAGCAGGATTAGATAAACCAGATTCTGGCTCACTATATATAGATGGGGAAGAAATACAAGGGCCAGATTATCTTAGAGGACTTGTTTTTCAAAACCCAAATTTATTTCCATGGCTGACAGTTAAGGGTAATGTTTCAGCGGGTTTAAAGGCAAGAAATATTGGTGCTAAGAATAGTTCGGAGATAGATCACTATATTAAGCTTATTGGTTTAGAAGGCTTTGAAAAATCTTATCCTCATCAGCTTTCTGGCGGAATGGCACAAAGAGTTGCTCTTGCTAGGGTTTTAGTAAATAGTCCAAAGGTTATTTTAATGGATGAACCCTTTGGAGCTTTGGATGCGTTTACAAAGATGAATATGCAGGATGAAATATTAAAGATTTGGCAGGAAAAGAAAACTACTATGATAATGGTCACCCATGATATTGACGAAGCAATTTACTTAAGTGATCAAATAGTAGTTATGACTCCAAGACCTGGGAAGATTCAGAAAATATTTAATGTGGAGATTAGTAGACCTAGGAGAAGAAGTGACCCGGATTTCTTTAAGCTAAGATCAAAAATATTAGAAACTTTAGGACTTGAAAAACAAGAGGCACTAGAATTTTATTTATAG
- a CDS encoding IS110 family RNA-guided transposase, with protein sequence MLFVGIDVAKAKHDCCILDSDGVIHTNSLRISNSKEGFDTLYSSILSALGSKSINNVKIGLESTGHYSTNITNYLYSKGFQVTILNPLATNLFRKAQTLRKTKTDKTDAKVIATMLFTDESKSYSPVSYQIQELKSLTRHRHRMVSYRSRLKLSVSRLIDIIFPELPSLFWSIHQSSSYALLIELPTPDSIYNCNLTKLTNLIRTASKGKYSKEKAIALKELAIKSIGSSNRSLTFELQQTIRLIQSVQTEIDALDNQIKLVVQELNTPLITIPGIGYTLAAIILAEIGHIDRFSNLD encoded by the coding sequence ATGTTATTTGTGGGCATTGATGTTGCCAAAGCTAAACACGATTGCTGTATCTTAGACTCTGATGGTGTTATTCATACTAATTCTTTACGTATTTCTAATTCTAAGGAAGGTTTTGATACCCTATATTCTTCTATCCTTTCTGCTCTTGGCTCCAAGAGTATTAACAACGTAAAAATAGGACTTGAATCAACAGGTCATTACAGCACAAATATCACAAATTATCTGTATTCCAAAGGCTTTCAGGTCACCATCCTAAATCCATTGGCTACTAATCTTTTCCGTAAGGCTCAAACCCTTAGGAAAACTAAAACAGATAAGACCGACGCTAAGGTCATTGCAACTATGCTCTTTACTGATGAATCTAAATCCTATTCACCAGTATCATATCAGATTCAGGAGCTAAAGTCACTAACAAGACACCGTCATAGAATGGTTAGTTACCGTTCTAGACTTAAACTTTCAGTTAGTCGCTTAATAGATATCATTTTTCCTGAATTGCCAAGCTTATTTTGGTCTATACACCAAAGTTCCAGCTATGCATTATTAATTGAATTACCAACCCCCGATAGTATTTACAACTGCAATCTGACAAAGTTGACAAACCTAATAAGAACAGCCTCTAAAGGTAAATATAGCAAAGAGAAAGCAATTGCTTTAAAAGAGCTTGCTATCAAATCTATTGGGTCAAGCAATCGCTCTCTGACCTTCGAATTACAACAAACTATTCGCCTCATACAATCTGTACAAACAGAAATAGATGCATTAGATAATCAAATTAAATTAGTCGTACAAGAACTCAATACCCCACTCATTACTATTCCTGGCATTGGATATACTCTAGCTGCCATTATATTAGCTGAAATTGGTCATATTGATCGTTTCTCCAACCTTGACTAA
- a CDS encoding YbaK/EbsC family protein, with translation MTFKTNVMRFLDKAKVEYKSHCYTNTNAVCGIDVANVLNQNSKQVFKTLVTVGGTNKYYVFLVPVADELD, from the coding sequence ATGACGTTTAAAACTAATGTAATGAGATTTTTAGATAAAGCTAAAGTAGAATATAAAAGTCATTGTTATACAAATACAAATGCTGTTTGTGGCATTGATGTTGCAAATGTTTTAAATCAGAATTCCAAGCAAGTTTTTAAAACACTTGTAACAGTAGGTGGAACTAATAAATATTATGTATTTTTAGTTCCTGTTGCAGATGAATTAGATTAA